The Calderihabitans maritimus genome segment TATTGTATTGGACCCGCTTTTTATTTTTGGTCTCGGTATTTTCCCGCGCCTGGGAGTAGCGGGGGCGGCCCTGGCTACTGACATAGCCCAAGCTACGGCTGCACTAATGAGCCTCCGTTATCTTAAAAATTTAGGCTTGCTAAGTTTTTCTTTTGAATGCTTTAAACTACAATGGGATCTTATTAAAAAAATACTAAAAATAGGCTTGCCGGCTGGAGTTCAGCATACGATAGTTTCTCTTGGGATTCTGGCACTCAATGCCATTATCAATTCCTTCGGTGAAATTATAGTTGCCGCCTATGGAGCTGCTTCCCGGCTGGACCAGTTCGCTTTTATGCCGTCCATGTCTATATCGCTGGCCATATCGGCTATGGTGGGACAAAATCTAGGGGCGGGGAAACATGAGCGGGTAAGAGAAATAGTCCGCTGGGGCATTTTGTTATCCGGCGGAATTACTTTTCTGGTTGCTTTAGTCGCCGTTTTTTCACCCAGGACGCTGCTGGCCCTCTTTACTAAAGAAGAAGAAGTGCTGCAGGCAGGTGCCTTATATTTGAAAGTAATCGGCCCTTCTTATGTGGCTTTTGCCGTAACTTTTGCTTTACAGGGAGTTATCCGGGGTGCCGGAGATACTTTGCCTTCTCTAATTTTCAGCTTAATTGCTTTATGGGGGATTCGCGTCCCCGGGGCAGCCTTATTGTCCCGTCTGCCTGCTTTGGGTGTTAGAGGGGTATGGCTGGCTATGGCTGTTAGTCCGGTAGTGGGACTGCTTCTTCACTGGGGATATTATGCCACCGGCAGATGGAAGACAAAAGTTGCCGTTAAGCAGGGCCCAGGGATTCCGGAGTTATAGCCCTGCCGTCCGACCGACAAATTCTTCATAGACAGCTTTTTCCGAAAGAAATTGGCGGTGCAACTCTTCGAATTGAAGCAAAAGTTGTTCCCGGTCGGCTTCCCCGAGCTGGTAACTTTTGTCCTGCAGGTTTTCCAACTCGGTTCGGATCTCCTCCTTCAAGTTTTCCAGAGTCTGTCTCATCGTTCCAATCATGTAGCTTTCATTCGATTGTTCCAGTTGTTCTTCTAAACGTTCTTCGAGCAGGTTTATATCTTCCATAGTTTGAACGGTTTCTTTTAGTTTGTCGGCAAGATCGTTTTTAAGGGAGACGAACTTTATCTGTGCCCGGGTGGCTTCCTCTAACTTACTTAGTGCCTCTTGGAAAGCCTTGTATAACTCGGTTGCTTCTTGCGGCGGGGAGATTTCTTGTAACTGTTTCTGAACCCCAAGAATATCCTGCCAATATTTTTGGAGAGCTTCCGGCTCTTCGGCCTCTCGGAGCCAGTCTGACCAGTCGACCAGGTAATAATAACGGTCGAAGAGAGGTTTAAGCTGCCGGTAAAATTTTTCGTTGATCCGGTGGCGTTCGGCAACCGGTCCTTCCGCTATATCAATTTTAACGATTTTCCACCGGTATTTATCGCGGTTGAACTGAAAAGTCAATACTGCTAAATCCTTGAGACTGACTTCAACTGCTGTGACGTTGTCGATCCTGCGTGAAAAAATTTTCGGAGCATTAAAAGGTTCCGATATCCCGTATGCTTCGGCCTGTTTCAGCAGTTGCATTTTTTCTTGATGCCATTTCTCTTGGAAATCAACTTTTTGTTTAATATCGTTCGCTGGGGGGGAACTAATCATGGCAAACATGGCGGAATAATTGTCTTCTGTCCAGTACTGGATAAAATCCCTGACTAGCTGTGGCGGTTGTTTAGGGGAGCCTCTTTCCGATACCAAAACCGCTGTTTTATTTGCCGGCGGTTGGGCTGCTGAAGTCTCGGATACGGGCGATTTAGATAAATTTGGTAATATATTCTTTAGGCTTTCCAGTAGGGAGTTTTCCTGGCTGGAGAGAGAGCATCCGGACAATAGTAGGCCGGTTATTAAAACTAGAAGAGATAAATAGGTTCTTTGAAATTTCACAGGGCAAGTCCCCTTTCCGCTTATCATATATAAAAACTATTCTCTCTGCCTTAAAAACTTCCTGTATTTTGTCGAACAGAATTGTTGAGAGGGTGGCAGTATGGTATAATGTTGAACGGCGATAATGGTGGGAGGAGGATGGATTAATGGAGAAAAAAGTTGTACATATCAAGACTGTTTTCAAGCCAAACTTGGCGAAAACTATAAAAACTGGAGGCTGTGGTTCCTGTCAAGTCTCCTGCCAGTCGGCATGCAAAACCTCCTGTACAGTTGGCAATCAGGTTTGCGAAAAGTAACCTGCCTTGCGAGTTCCGGTCAACTAGTGGCCCAACCTTTCGGCTGGGTCAAATTTTTTTATCTGAACAAGCTGGGGGGAACGGATATGGATTTTTACATTAGCGTCCCTGAGGAATTGGAGCGAGTTAACTGGCAAGCTGATCTACACTACTTTGAATTTGACGGGATTAAAATTCTACTCGACGTTCCTAGCGGTTCGGTTCATATAATAGATCGGATTACATGGGACGTATTGAAGGCATTAGAACGAGAAGCAGCGGGGGAAAAAAGCTTGCCCCAGTTACTGGATCGTTATTCTTGGGCTCAGGTAAGGGAGGTTCTAAACGAACTTAGATGTCTTAAAGAAGAAGGATTATTGTTCACCCGTGATCCTCATCTCGATTACCGGCCACCCGACTTGGGGCTTAAGTCCTTATGCCTGCATGTGGCTCACGATTGTAACTTAAGGTGCCGTTACTGTTTCGCTTCTACGGGGCCGTTTGGCGGAGGAAGGGAATTGATGCCCCTGGAGACAGGTCAAGCGGCTCTGGATTTCCTGCTGGAACGTTCAGGGTCCAGAAAGACCTGCGAAGTAGATTTTTTCGGTGGAGAGCCCTTGCTTAATTTGCCTGTAGTTGAAAAACTGGTTGCTTATGGGCGGGATAAGGCCGGACGAATGGGGAAAGAAATTAGATTTACGTTAACTACCAACGGTGTGTTGCTGGACCGGAAGACGGAAAATTTCCTCAATAGAGAAAATATACAACTGGTAATGAGTGTAGA includes the following:
- a CDS encoding MATE family efflux transporter, yielding MERSRAANFTEGSIGRQLIWFSVPMLLGNLLQALYNTVDSIWVGRFVGAEALGAVSVSFPVIFTLVSLITGIGVAATVLVSQYKGARQPDMVQKVVSNVLLILVTAGLAVSVLGILFHGYLLRIINTPVEIFVMTSSYLKVFLAGLVFMFLYNAISAVLRGLGDSRTPLIFLLYATLINIVLDPLFIFGLGIFPRLGVAGAALATDIAQATAALMSLRYLKNLGLLSFSFECFKLQWDLIKKILKIGLPAGVQHTIVSLGILALNAIINSFGEIIVAAYGAASRLDQFAFMPSMSISLAISAMVGQNLGAGKHERVREIVRWGILLSGGITFLVALVAVFSPRTLLALFTKEEEVLQAGALYLKVIGPSYVAFAVTFALQGVIRGAGDTLPSLIFSLIALWGIRVPGAALLSRLPALGVRGVWLAMAVSPVVGLLLHWGYYATGRWKTKVAVKQGPGIPEL
- the scfA gene encoding six-cysteine ranthipeptide SCIFF, with the protein product MEKKVVHIKTVFKPNLAKTIKTGGCGSCQVSCQSACKTSCTVGNQVCEK